A genomic segment from Panthera tigris isolate Pti1 chromosome A1, P.tigris_Pti1_mat1.1, whole genome shotgun sequence encodes:
- the WNT9A gene encoding protein Wnt-9a isoform X1, protein MLDGPLLARWLAAAFALTLLLAALRPSAAYFGLTGSEPLTILPLTLEPEAAAQAHYKACDRLKLERKQRRMCRRDPGVAETLVEAVSMSALECQYQFRFERWNCTLEGRYRASLLKRGFKETAFLYAISSAGLTHALAKACSAGRMERCTCDEAPDLENREAWQWGGCGDNLKYSSKFVKEFLGRRSSKDLRARVDFHNNLVGVKVIKAGVETTCKCHGVSGSCTVRTCWRQLAPFHEVGKRLKHKYETALKVGSTTNEATGEAGAISPPRGRAAGTGGSDPLPRTPELVHLDDSPSFCLASRFSPGTAGRRCHREKNCESICCGRGHNTQSRVVTRPCQCQVRWCCYVECRQCTQREEVYTCKG, encoded by the exons CGCTGGCTGGCCGCGGCCTTCGCGCTGACGCTGCTGCTCGCCGCGCTGCGCCCCTCGGCCGCCTACTTCGG GCTAACGGGCAGTGAGCCCCTGACCATTCTCCCGCTGACCCTGGAGCCGGAGGCCGCCGCCCAGGCACACTACAAGGCCTGCGACCGGCTGAAGCTGGAACGCAAGCAAAGGCGCATGTGCCGCAGAGACCCGGGGGTGGCCGAGACACTGGTGGAGGCGGTGAGCATGAGCGCACTTGAATGCCAGTACCAGTTCCGTTTCGAGCGCTGGAACTGTACCTTGGAGGGCCGCTACCGGGCCAGCCTGCTCAAGCGAG GCTTCAAGGAGACCGCCTTCCTCTACGCCATCTCCTCGGCCGGCCTGACGCATGCGCTGGCCAAGGCGTGCAGCGCAGGCCGCATGGAGCGCTGCACGTGTGATGAGGCCCCCGACCTGGAGAACCGGGAGGCCTGGCAGTGGGGCGGCTGTGGGGACAACCTCAAGTACAGCAGCAAGTTTGTCAAGGAGTTCCTGGGCCGCCGCTCAAGCAAGGACCTGCGAGCCCGCGTGGACTTCCACAACAACCTCGTGGGTGTGAAG GTAATCAAGGCCGGGGTGGAGACCACATGCAAGTGCCACGGCGTGTCAGGCTCCTGTACTGTGCGGACGTGCTGGCGGCAGCTGGCACCCTTCCACGAGGTGGGCAAGCGCCTGAAACACAAGTACGAGACAGCACTCAAGGTGGGCAGCACCACCAACGAGGCCACCGGGGAGGCCGGTGCCATCTCGCCGCCTCGGGGCCGGGCTGCAGGGACAGGAGGCAGCGACCCGCTGCCCCGCACGCCAGAGCTTGTGCACCTGGACGACTCGCCCAGTTTCTGCTTGGCCAGCCGCTTCTCCCCAGGCACCGCCGGCCGAAGGTGCCACCGGGAGAAGAACTGCGAGAGCATCTGCTGTGGGCGTGGCCACAACACCCAGAGCCGGGTGGTGACACGGCCCTGCCAGTGCCAGGTGCGCTGGTGCTGCTACGTGGAGTGCAGGCAGTGCACCCAGCGTGAGGAGGTCTACACCTGCAAAGGCTGA
- the WNT9A gene encoding protein Wnt-9a isoform X2, producing the protein MLDGPLLARWLAAAFALTLLLAALRPSAAYFGLTGSEPLTILPLTLEPEAAAQAHYKACDRLKLERKQRRMCRRDPGVAETLVEAVSMSALECQYQFRFERWNCTLEGRYRASLLKRGFKETAFLYAISSAGLTHALAKACSAGRMERCTCDEAPDLENREAWQWGGCGDNLKYSSKFVKEFLGRRSSKDLRARVDFHNNLVGNQGRGGDHMQVPRRVRLLYCADVLAAAGTLPRGGQAPETQVRDSTQGGQHHQRGHRGGRCHLAASGPGCRDRRQRPAAPHARACAPGRLAQFLLGQPLLPRHRRPKVPPGEELREHLLWAWPQHPEPGGDTALPVPGALVLLRGVQAVHPA; encoded by the exons CGCTGGCTGGCCGCGGCCTTCGCGCTGACGCTGCTGCTCGCCGCGCTGCGCCCCTCGGCCGCCTACTTCGG GCTAACGGGCAGTGAGCCCCTGACCATTCTCCCGCTGACCCTGGAGCCGGAGGCCGCCGCCCAGGCACACTACAAGGCCTGCGACCGGCTGAAGCTGGAACGCAAGCAAAGGCGCATGTGCCGCAGAGACCCGGGGGTGGCCGAGACACTGGTGGAGGCGGTGAGCATGAGCGCACTTGAATGCCAGTACCAGTTCCGTTTCGAGCGCTGGAACTGTACCTTGGAGGGCCGCTACCGGGCCAGCCTGCTCAAGCGAG GCTTCAAGGAGACCGCCTTCCTCTACGCCATCTCCTCGGCCGGCCTGACGCATGCGCTGGCCAAGGCGTGCAGCGCAGGCCGCATGGAGCGCTGCACGTGTGATGAGGCCCCCGACCTGGAGAACCGGGAGGCCTGGCAGTGGGGCGGCTGTGGGGACAACCTCAAGTACAGCAGCAAGTTTGTCAAGGAGTTCCTGGGCCGCCGCTCAAGCAAGGACCTGCGAGCCCGCGTGGACTTCCACAACAACCTCGTGG GTAATCAAGGCCGGGGTGGAGACCACATGCAAGTGCCACGGCGTGTCAGGCTCCTGTACTGTGCGGACGTGCTGGCGGCAGCTGGCACCCTTCCACGAGGTGGGCAAGCGCCTGAAACACAAGTACGAGACAGCACTCAAGGTGGGCAGCACCACCAACGAGGCCACCGGGGAGGCCGGTGCCATCTCGCCGCCTCGGGGCCGGGCTGCAGGGACAGGAGGCAGCGACCCGCTGCCCCGCACGCCAGAGCTTGTGCACCTGGACGACTCGCCCAGTTTCTGCTTGGCCAGCCGCTTCTCCCCAGGCACCGCCGGCCGAAGGTGCCACCGGGAGAAGAACTGCGAGAGCATCTGCTGTGGGCGTGGCCACAACACCCAGAGCCGGGTGGTGACACGGCCCTGCCAGTGCCAGGTGCGCTGGTGCTGCTACGTGGAGTGCAGGCAGTGCACCCAGCGTGA